The following are encoded together in the Lactuca sativa cultivar Salinas chromosome 1, Lsat_Salinas_v11, whole genome shotgun sequence genome:
- the LOC111905037 gene encoding protein NRT1/ PTR FAMILY 2.7, producing the protein MLISSNTNFAAMDAEPKPSKGGWITFPFLIATMAGLTLAAGGWANNIIVYLINEFNIKSIDAAQIANIVNGCTTLFPILGAILADSFFGSFSIISVSSLISLAGILLLTLTATLDLLKPAPCENGSNLCVGPSKSQLAILYTSLALSSIGLAGTRFTLATMGADQFDNPKDQGVFFNWHFFTMYAGTLVSVVGIIYVEDNVSWGLGYGLCVAANLIGLMIFVVGRRKYRLLKPQTSPFTGLACVVVAAFRKRKVLLSLKSEDYCQEQQGGGTKSVRTTPTNSFKFLNHAALISQEDTINKPWNLCTLQQVEDLKTLIRISPLWSTGILLCTPIAIQMSLIVLQALAMDRHLGPTFQISAGTMMVFVMLSTSISLALIDRFLLPTYQKLTNTSLTPLQRIGVGHALTVSSMAISALVESKRLAVARSHDIHGNSVVPMSVFWMVPQLVVVGVGEAFHFPGNVSLYYQEFPKSMKSTAAAMVAMFIGIAFYLGTAVVGFMRKTTGWLPDGINDGRMDNVYWVLTILGLINFGYYVVCSWLYEYQNVEKMEISSSSPC; encoded by the exons ATGCTTATTTCCTCAAACACAAATTTTGCAGCAATGGATGCAGAACCAAAACCATCTAAAGGTGGCTGGATCACCTTCCCTTTTCTTATag CAACCATGGCTGGTTTGACGCTAGCAGCGGGAGGATGGGCAAATAATATTATCGTGTACCTAATCAATGAATTTAACATCAAAAGCATCGATGCTGCTCAAATTGCAAACATAGTCAATGGTTGCACCACCCTCTTCCCAATCTTAGGAGCCATACTTGCTGACTCGTTTTTTGGCTCATTCTCAATAATTTCGGTTTCATCTCTTATATCTTTGGCGGGCATACTGCTACTAACCCTAACTGCAACACTCGACCTGTTAAAGCCCGCACCATGCGAAAACGGGTCGAACCTTTGCGTGGGCCCATCAAAAAGTCAACTCGCGATACTGTACACGAGCCTAGCTCTTTCGAGCATTGGGCTCGCGGGTACACGATTCACGTTAGCAACAATGGGAGCAGATCAATTTGATAACCCTAAAGATCAAGGGGTTTTCTTTAATTGGCATTTTTTTACTATGTATGCCGGGACACTTGTTAGTGTTGTGGGGATTATTTATGTTGAAGACAATGTGAGTTGGGGACTAGGATACGGTTTATGTGTTGCGGCTAATTTGATTGGTTTAATGATTTTTGTGGTGGGAAGACGTAAGTATCGGCTACTGAAGCCACAAACAAGTCCGTTTACTGGATTGGCTTGTGTTGTGGTTGCAGCTTTCCGTAAAAGGAAAGTCTTGTTGTCACTTAAGAGTGAGGATTATTGCCAAGAGCAACAAGGTGGAGGAACGAAATCGGTTAGAACTACTCCAACAAATAGCTTCAA GTTCCTAAACCATGCAGCTCTAATAAGCCAAGAGGACACCATCAACAAACCATGGAACCTATGTACACTACAACAAGTCGAAGATCTGAAAACCCTAATCAGAATCTCACCACTTTGGTCAACGGGTATTCTCTTATGCACCCCTATAGCCATCCAAATGAGCCTGATAGTCCTCCAAGCTCTAGCCATGGATCGTCACTTGGGTCCCACTTTCCAAATTTCAGCAGGAACCATGATGGTCTTCGTTATGCTTTCAACTTCCATCTCTCTCGCCCTCATCGACCGTTTCCTTCTTCCCACATACCAAAAACTTACAAACACCTCCCTCACACCCCTACAACGCATAGGGGTGGGCCATGCTCTGACTGTGTCAAGCATGGCCATTTCTGCACTGGTCGAGTCAAAACGGCTTGCTGTGGCTCGATCACATGACATACACGGGAATTCGGTTGTCCCAATGTCCGTGTTTTGGATGGTTCCACAGCTTGTGGTTGTTGGTGTTGGTGAAGCGTTTCATTTCCCGGGTAATGTGTCGTTGTATTACCAAGAGTTTCCTAAGTCGATGAAGAGCACAGCTGCTGCAATGGTGGCCATGTTTATTGGAATAGCGTTTTATTTGGGGACTGCAGTGGTTGGGTTTATGAGGAAGACAACCGGGTGGTTGCCTGATGGGATTAATGATGGGAGGATGGATAATGTGTATTGGGTGTTGACTATTCTTGGGTTGATTAACTTTGGATATTACGTGGTATGTTCATGGTTGTACGAATACCAAAATGTCGAAAAGATGGAGATCTCAAGTTCAAGTCCTTGCTAA
- the LOC111905049 gene encoding CAAX prenyl protease 2 — protein sequence MHQDSSFLKACMVVGFQLGYTVIFGLYASFLFVRTGHIAAPLVSHVFCNFMGLPAFFSPRTRMVSVGFVAGVVGFVYLLFPLTSPELYNHKIV from the exons ATGCATCAAGATTCCAGTTTTCTGAAAGCTTGCATGGTTGTAG GTTTTCAGCTTGGGTACACTGTGATCTTTGGGTTATATGCATCATTTCTTTTTGTCCGAACTG GACATATAGCAGCACCACTTGTGTCGCACGTGTTTTGTAATTTCATGGGCCTTCCTGCATTCTTTTCTCCAAGGACAA GAATGGTGAGTGTGGGATTTGTTGCAGGGGTAGTTGGATTTGTATATCTTTTGTTTCCACTCACTTCCCCTGAGTTGTACAATcataaaattgtttga
- the LOC111905050 gene encoding protein NRT1/ PTR FAMILY 2.7-like gives MAGLTLAAAGWSTNIIVYLINEFNIKSIDAAQIANIVNGCTTLLPILGAILADSFFGSFTIILVSSLISLAGILLLTLTATLDPLKPAPCENGSELCVGPSKRQLVILYMSVALSSIGLAGTRFTLATMGADQFDNPKDQGVFFNWHFFTLYVGILVSVVGIIYVEDNMSWGLGYGLCVAANLIGLVIFAVGRIKYQLLKPQASPFTRLACVVVAAFRNRKLLLSLKSADYCQEPYAEGTKLFLTTPTNSLKFLNHAALITSQGDTTSDNSSIKKPWNLCTIQQVEDLKTLIRISPLWSTGVMMSTPLAIQMSLIVLQALAMDRHLGPTPTTFQISAGTMIVFAMLSTSIFIVLIDRFLLPTYQKLTNTSLTPLQRIGVGHVLNALGMAISALVESKRLAMARSHDLKGNSVVPMSVFWMVPQLVVIGVGEAFHLPGHVSFYYQEFPKSMKSTAAAMVALFIGVAFYLGTALVDLVRKTTGWLPDGINDGRMDNLYWVLTGIGLTNFGYYLVCSWMYEYQNVEKMELDDSSNAPC, from the exons ATGGCTGGTTTGACACTAGCCGCGGCAGGATGGTCAACTAATATTATCGTGTACCTAATCAACGAATTTAACATCAAAAGCATCGATGCTGCTCAAATAGCAAACATAGTCAACGGTTGCACCACCTTGCTTCCAATCCTAGGAGCCATACTCGCGGACTCATTTTTTGGATCGTTTACAATAATTTTAGTTTCATCTCTTATATCTTTGGCGGGCATACTGCTACTAACCCTAACCGCAACACTCGACCCGTTAAAGCCCGCACCATGCGAAAATGGGTCAGAACTTTGCGTAGGCCCATCAAAAAGACAACTCGTAATCTTGTACATGAGTGTGGCTCTTTCAAGCATAGGGCTCGCAGGTACGCGGTTCACGTTAGCAACAATGGGAGCAGATCAATTCGATAACCCTAAGGATCAAGGGGTTTTTTTTAATTGGCACTTTTTTACCTTGTATGTCGGGATACTTGTTAGTGTCGTGGGGATTATTTATGTTGAAGACAATATGAGTTGGGGATTGGGTTACGGTTTATGTGTTGCTGCTAATTTGATTGGTTTAGTGATTTTTGCGGTAGGAAGAATTAAATATCAGTTGTTGAAACCACAAGCTAGTCCCTTTACTCGTTTGGCTTGTGTTGTGGTAGCAGCATTCCGGAATAGGAAACTTTTGTTGTCGCTAAAAAGTGCGGATTATTGTCAAGAGCCATATGCAGAAGGAACAAAACTGTTTCTAACAACTCCAACAAATAGTTTAAA GTTTCTGAACCATGCAGCTCTAATAACAAGCCAAGGGGACACCACTTCAGACAACAGCTCAATCAAAAAACCATGGAACCTCTGCACAATACAACAAGTCGAAGACCTCAAAACCCTAATCAGAATCTCCCCACTTTGGTCAACTGGTGTTATGATGTCCACCCCTTTAGCCATCCAAATGAGCTTAATAGTCCTCCAAGCTTTAGCCATGGATCGTCACCTCGGACCCACACCCACCACCTTCCAAATCTCAGCAGGAACCATGATTGTCTTCGCTATGCTTTCAACTTCCATCTTTATCGTTCTCATCGACCGTTTCCTTCTTCCTACATACCAAAAACTTACAAACACCTCCCTCACACCCCTACAACGAATAGGAGTGGGCCATGTTCTGAATGCGTTAGGCATGGCCATTTCGGCACTGGTCGAGTCAAAACGACTTGCTATGGCTCGATCACATGACCTAAAAGGGAATTCAGTCGTGCCAATGTCTGTGTTTTGGATGGTTCCACAACTTGTGGTTATTGGTGTTGGTGAAGCGTTTCATTTACCAGGTCATGTGTCGTTTTATTACCAAGAGTTTCCCAAGTCGATGAAGAGCACAGCTGCAGCAATGGTGGCCTTGTTTATTGGAGTAGCGTTTTATTTGGGGACTGCGTTGGTTGATCTTGTGAGGAAGACGACGGGGTGGTTGCCTGATGGGATTAATGATGGGAGGATGGATAACTTGTATTGGGTGTTGACTGGTATTGGGTTGACCAACTTTGGATATTACTTGGTATGTTCGTGGATGTATGAGTACCAAAATGTCGAAAAGATGGAACTTGATGATAGTTCTAATGCTCCTTGCTAA
- the LOC111905035 gene encoding protein NRT1/ PTR FAMILY 2.7: MYPKINLHIQLHTNFAAMDTKPSGTPTKGGWITFPFLIATMAGLTLAAGGWTNNIIVYLINEFNIKSIDAAQIANIVNGCTTLLPILGAILADSCFGSFTIILVSSFISLAGILLLTLTATLDSLKPAPCENGSDLCVGPSKSQLAILYMSMALSSMGLAGTRFTLATMGADQFDNPEDQGVFFNWHFFTLYVGLLVSVVGIIYVEDNMSWGLGYGLCVAANLIGLVIFAVGKSRYRLLKPQESPFTRLACVVVAAFRKRKVLLSTKSEDYCQESYEGTKLVRTTPTNSFKFLNHAALITTQLDTTSDKYSIKKPWNLCTIQQVEDLKTLIRISPLWSTGVIMSTPLAIQMSLMVLQALAMDRHLGPTHTTFQISAGTMIVFVMLSSSIFIALIDRFLLPTYQKLTNTSLTPLQRIGVGHVLNALGMAISALVESKRLAIARSHDLKGNSVVPMSVFWMVPQLVVIGVGEAFHLPGHVSFYYQEFPKSMKSTATAMVAMYIGVAFYLGTAVVDLVRKTTGWLPDGINDGRMDNLYWVLTGIGLINFGYYLVCSWKYKYQNVEKMELDDSSNAPC, translated from the exons ATGTACCCGAAAATAAATTTACACATTCAGTTACATACAAATTTCGCAGCCATGGATACAAAACCATCTGGTACACCCACCAAAGGAGGTTGGATCACCTTCCCTTTTCTCATAG CAACGATGGCTGGTTTGACACTAGCCGCAGGAGGATGGACAAATAATATTATCGTATACCTAATCAATGAATTTAATATCAAAAGCATCGATGCTGCTCAAATAGCAAACATAGTCAACGGTTGCACCACCTTGCTTCCAATCCTAGGAGCCATACTCGCTGACTCGTGTTTTGGATCGTTTACAATAATTTTGGTTTCATCTTTTATATCTTTGGCGGGCATACTCCTCCTAACCCTAACCGCAACACTCGACTCGTTAAAGCCCGCACCATGCGAAAATGGGTCGGACCTTTGTGTGGGCCCATCAAAAAGTCAACTCGCAATCTTGTACATGAGCATGGCTCTTTCGAGCATGGGGCTCGCAGGTACACGGTTCACGTTAGCAACAATGGGAGCAGATCAATTCGACAACCCTGAGGATCAAGGGGTTTTCTTTAATTGGCACTTTTTTACCTTGTATGTCGGGTTACTTGTTAGTGTTGTGGGGATTATTTATGTTGAAGACAATATGAGTTGGGGATTGGGTTACGGTTTATGTGTTGCTGCTAATTTGATTGGTTTAGTGATTTTTGCGGTAGGAAAGAGTAGATATCGGCTACTGAAACCACAAGAGAGTCCGTTTACTCGATTGGCTTGTGTTGTGGTAGCGGCTTTCCGGAAAAGAAAAGTTTTGTTGTCAACGAAGAGTGAGGATTATTGTCAAGAGTCATATGAAGGAACAAAATTGGTTAGAACAACTCCAACAAATAGCTTCAA GTTCCTAAACCATGCAGCTCTAATAACAACTCAATTGGACACCACTTCAGACAAATACTCCATCAAAAAACCATGGAACCTCTGCACAATACAACAAGTCGAAGACCTCAAAACCCTAATCAGAATCTCCCCACTTTGGTCAACCGGTGTCATTATGTCCACCCCTTTAGCCATCCAAATGAGCCTAATGGTCCTCCAAGCTTTAGCCATGGATCGTCACCTCGGACCAACACACACCACCTTCCAAATCTCAGCAGGAACCATGATTGTCTTCGTTATGCTTTCATCATCCATCTTTATCGCCCTCATCGACCGTTTCCTTCTTCCCACATACCAAAAACTTACAAACACCTCCCTCACACCCCTACAACGCATAGGGGTGGGCCATGTTCTGAACGCGTTAGGCATGGCCATTTCAGCACTGGTTGAGTCAAAACGGCTTGCTATAGCTCGATCACATGACCTAAAAGGGAATTCAGTCGTGCCAATGTCAGTGTTTTGGATGGTTCCACAGCTTGTGGTTATTGGTGTTGGTGAAGCGTTTCATTTACCAGGTCATGTGTCGTTTTATTACCAAGAGTTTCCCAAGTCGATGAAGAGCACAGCTACTGCAATGGTGGCCATGTATATTGGAGTAGCCTTTTATTTGGGGACTGCAGTGGTTGATCTTGTGAGGAAGACCACAGGATGGTTGCCTGATGGGATTAATGATGGGAGGATGGATAACTTGTATTGGGTGTTAACTGGTATTGGGTTGATTAACTTTGGGTATTACTTGGTATGTTCGTGGAAGTACAAGTACCAAAATGTTGAAAAGATGGAACTTGATGATAGTTCTAATGCTCCTTGCTAA